The following are encoded together in the Thalassomonas haliotis genome:
- a CDS encoding formate dehydrogenase subunit gamma, giving the protein MTKLSEQQYQVVVKSVADKKALPGALLPILHDIQDQLGYIPKAAIDIIAAGLKQTAAEIYGVISFYHHFRLDKPGNHLVEICRAEACQAMGSEALEQEIKSKLGIDYHQTSKDNNVSLEPVYCLGNCACGPSVKVGERVYGRMSGEKFSQLMDKLSTYVVELGQGENHAS; this is encoded by the coding sequence ATGACAAAACTAAGTGAACAGCAATATCAGGTGGTGGTCAAGTCCGTCGCTGACAAAAAAGCCTTGCCGGGAGCACTGCTGCCGATATTGCATGATATCCAGGACCAGCTGGGTTACATCCCCAAAGCGGCGATTGACATTATCGCCGCCGGTTTAAAGCAAACCGCCGCCGAAATTTACGGCGTGATCAGTTTTTATCATCATTTTCGCCTGGATAAACCCGGCAACCACCTGGTGGAAATCTGCCGGGCGGAAGCCTGTCAGGCCATGGGTTCTGAGGCTTTAGAGCAGGAAATCAAAAGCAAATTAGGCATAGATTACCACCAGACCAGCAAAGATAATAATGTCAGTTTAGAGCCGGTCTATTGCCTGGGTAATTGCGCCTGCGGCCCCTCGGTTAAAGTTGGTGAGCGTGTTTATGGCCGCATGAGCGGAGAAAAGTTCAGCCAGCTGATGGATAAGTTATCCACCTATGTGGTGGAGCTTGGCCAGGGAGAAAACCATGCCAGTTAA
- a CDS encoding formate dehydrogenase beta subunit, giving the protein MPVKIYIPCDTTALAMGADEVAKTVEFQSREAGLSADIIRNGSRGLFYLEPLVEVATARGRIAFGPVEPEDVPGLIETLMEHGDVFEGKHPLYLGLTEEIPYLARQQRLTFARAGIIDPFSIADYQAHDGFEGLKRALALIDSAGPQGIVDEVKNSGLRGRGGAAFPTGIKWQTVLDTPAEQKYIVCNADEGDSGTFADRLLMEADPFTLIEGMIIAGLAVGANQGYIYLRSEYPQADKILNQAIKTAYAQGYLGKNIQGSGQHFDLEVRLGAGAYICGEETSLLESLEGKRGLVRAKPPLPAIEGLFGLPTIVNNVISLASVPVILAKGGDYYRDYGMGRSRGTLPVQLAGNIKQGGLVELAFGETLHNLVFDFGGGTFSGKPAKAIQVGGPLGAYLPQAQWHTPLDYEAFAANNAVLGHGGVVVFDTSVDMAKQARFAMEFCKIESCGKCTPCRIGSVRGVEVIDKIISHDNQEQNLELLNDLCDTMELGSLCAMGGMTPYPVRSVIEHFSGDLLKTVTGNEQQE; this is encoded by the coding sequence ATGCCAGTTAAAATTTATATTCCCTGTGATACCACAGCCCTTGCCATGGGCGCAGACGAAGTTGCCAAAACCGTGGAATTTCAAAGCCGGGAAGCCGGTTTGTCGGCGGATATCATACGTAACGGTTCCCGTGGTTTGTTTTATCTTGAGCCTCTGGTGGAAGTAGCAACTGCCCGGGGGCGTATTGCCTTTGGCCCGGTAGAACCAGAAGATGTTCCCGGTTTAATTGAAACCTTAATGGAACACGGCGACGTTTTTGAAGGTAAGCATCCCTTGTATCTGGGGCTAACGGAAGAAATTCCTTATCTGGCCAGGCAGCAAAGGCTGACTTTTGCCCGTGCCGGTATTATTGACCCTTTTAGCATTGCAGATTACCAGGCTCATGATGGTTTTGAAGGCCTGAAGCGGGCTTTAGCTTTAATCGACTCAGCTGGCCCGCAGGGCATAGTTGATGAAGTAAAAAACTCTGGTTTACGTGGCCGTGGCGGCGCAGCTTTCCCAACCGGGATAAAATGGCAGACAGTGCTTGATACTCCCGCAGAGCAAAAATATATCGTTTGTAATGCCGATGAAGGCGATTCAGGTACTTTTGCCGATCGTCTGCTGATGGAAGCGGATCCCTTCACCCTGATAGAAGGCATGATCATCGCCGGATTGGCGGTGGGGGCAAACCAGGGTTATATCTACCTGCGCTCCGAATACCCGCAGGCGGATAAGATCCTCAACCAGGCAATAAAAACCGCCTATGCCCAGGGGTATTTGGGTAAAAACATTCAGGGCAGCGGCCAGCATTTTGACTTGGAAGTCAGACTTGGCGCCGGCGCCTATATTTGTGGTGAAGAAACCTCCTTGCTGGAAAGCCTGGAAGGCAAACGGGGCCTGGTACGCGCCAAACCGCCGTTGCCGGCAATTGAAGGTTTATTTGGTTTACCCACCATAGTGAATAATGTCATTTCCCTGGCATCCGTGCCGGTGATCCTCGCCAAAGGGGGCGATTATTACCGGGATTATGGCATGGGCCGTTCCCGCGGTACTTTGCCGGTGCAGTTAGCCGGTAATATTAAACAAGGCGGCCTGGTGGAACTGGCTTTTGGTGAAACCTTACATAACCTGGTGTTCGACTTTGGCGGCGGCACCTTCAGCGGTAAACCGGCCAAGGCAATCCAGGTAGGCGGTCCTTTGGGCGCTTATTTACCTCAGGCGCAGTGGCATACGCCGCTTGATTATGAAGCCTTTGCCGCCAATAATGCGGTCTTGGGTCATGGCGGCGTAGTGGTGTTTGATACCAGTGTCGATATGGCCAAACAGGCACGCTTTGCTATGGAATTTTGTAAAATTGAATCCTGCGGAAAATGTACGCCGTGCCGTATCGGCTCGGTGCGTGGGGTGGAAGTGATCGATAAGATTATCAGTCACGATAATCAGGAGCAAAACCTGGAACTGCTAAACGATTTATGCGACACCATGGAGCTGGGGTCTTTATGTGCCATGGGAGGCATGACGCCGTACCCTGTACGCAGTGTCATCGAGCACTTTTCAGGAGACTTACTGAAAACAGTCACCGGCAATGAGCAGCAGGAGTAA
- the fdhF gene encoding formate dehydrogenase subunit alpha: MISYYDPRQHPEDKDLGTPAVRLNHQQSLPQVTLEIDGCQVTVEEGTSVMRAAALNNINIPKLCASDNLEAFGSCRLCAVEVAGMKGMPASCTTPVREGMQVTTQTKKIAKLRRNIMELYISDHPLDCLTCPSNGDCELQDMAGAVGLRDVRYGFSGENHLDAKGDDSNPYFHFDPSKCIVCSRCVRACEEVQGTFALTIDGRGFDSRVSTGADNDFLSSDCVSCGACVQACPTSTLMEKSVIEQGQPEHSVITTCAYCGVGCSFKAEMKGTEVIRMVPYKGGQANRGHSCVKGRFAFGYANHKDRITSPMIRDAIDQPWREVSWQEAITFAAGKLKNIQQKFGKDSIGGITSSRCTNEETYLVQKLIRAAFGNNNTDTCARVCHSPTGFGLKATLGESAGTQTFDSVMDADVVMVIGANPTDAHPVFGSLLKKRLRQGAGLIIADPRRIDLGISPHVKLDHHLPLRPGTNVAFINAMAYVVVEEDLEDQSFIDERCQQENYQQWREFIVDSRHSPENTAEITGISAQELRAAARLYAKANNAAIYYGLGVTEHSQGSSMVMGIANLALLTGNIGRDGVGVNPLRGQNNVQGSCDMGSFPHELPGYQHVAREELRTKFEQNWGVAIDPEPGLRIPNMFDATIDGSFKGLYCQGEDIAQSDPNTQHVQLALSSLECLIVQDIFLNETAKFAHVFLPGASFLEKDGTFTNAERRINRVRKVMPPLSGMADWQVTMALSEALGYPMNYQHPSEIMDEIAKLTPTFAGVSYEKLEQLGSIQWPCNEQAPDGTPIMHRQSFPIGKATFAVTEYVATEEKANRKFPLLLTTGRILSQYNVGAQTRRTDNQMWHDSDVLEIHPDDAQDRGITEGDWLGIKSRAGDTVLKAKISDRMQPGVVYTTFHHPESGANVVTTDNSDWATNCPEYKVTAVQVEKVTSPSKWQERNRQFSKKQQAYLSAAKTN; encoded by the coding sequence ATGATTTCCTATTATGATCCCAGGCAGCATCCTGAAGATAAAGATCTCGGCACCCCGGCGGTACGCCTGAATCATCAGCAAAGCCTGCCTCAGGTAACGCTGGAAATCGACGGCTGTCAGGTGACGGTGGAAGAGGGCACTTCGGTGATGCGCGCTGCGGCCCTGAATAATATCAATATTCCCAAGTTATGCGCCTCCGACAACCTGGAAGCTTTCGGCTCCTGCCGCTTATGTGCGGTAGAAGTTGCGGGTATGAAAGGCATGCCGGCTTCTTGTACCACCCCGGTGAGAGAAGGCATGCAGGTAACCACGCAAACTAAAAAAATTGCCAAATTACGCCGTAATATCATGGAGCTTTATATTTCCGACCATCCGCTTGATTGCCTGACCTGCCCCAGTAACGGTGATTGTGAATTGCAGGATATGGCCGGTGCCGTAGGCTTAAGGGATGTGCGCTACGGTTTCAGTGGTGAAAACCATCTCGATGCCAAAGGTGATGACTCCAATCCCTATTTTCATTTTGATCCCAGCAAATGTATCGTGTGTTCCCGCTGTGTACGTGCCTGTGAAGAAGTGCAGGGCACCTTTGCCTTAACAATAGATGGCCGGGGTTTTGATTCCAGGGTCTCTACCGGCGCAGATAATGATTTCCTTTCTTCCGATTGTGTTTCCTGCGGCGCCTGTGTCCAGGCCTGCCCGACCTCAACCTTGATGGAAAAAAGCGTGATCGAACAGGGCCAGCCTGAGCATAGCGTGATCACTACCTGTGCCTATTGTGGCGTCGGCTGTTCGTTTAAGGCGGAAATGAAAGGTACGGAAGTGATCCGTATGGTGCCTTATAAAGGCGGGCAAGCGAACCGCGGCCATTCCTGCGTTAAGGGACGTTTTGCCTTTGGTTATGCCAACCACAAAGACCGCATCACCAGTCCGATGATCCGCGATGCTATCGATCAGCCCTGGCGGGAAGTGAGCTGGCAGGAGGCAATAACCTTTGCGGCCGGTAAGCTGAAAAATATCCAGCAAAAATTTGGCAAAGACAGCATAGGCGGCATCACTTCTTCCCGCTGTACCAACGAAGAAACCTATTTAGTACAAAAGCTGATCCGCGCTGCCTTTGGCAACAACAATACCGATACCTGCGCCCGTGTGTGTCACTCTCCCACCGGTTTTGGCTTAAAAGCCACCTTAGGGGAATCTGCCGGTACCCAGACTTTTGATTCTGTAATGGATGCCGATGTGGTGATGGTGATCGGCGCCAACCCCACAGATGCCCACCCGGTATTCGGCTCTTTGCTGAAAAAACGTTTGCGCCAGGGGGCCGGGCTGATTATTGCCGATCCCCGCCGTATCGACCTGGGCATCAGTCCGCATGTGAAATTGGATCACCATCTGCCATTGAGGCCGGGCACCAATGTCGCCTTCATCAATGCCATGGCTTATGTGGTGGTTGAAGAAGACCTTGAAGATCAAAGCTTTATTGATGAGCGTTGCCAGCAGGAAAATTATCAGCAATGGCGCGAGTTTATCGTCGACAGCCGCCACTCGCCGGAAAATACCGCCGAGATCACCGGCATATCGGCACAGGAATTAAGGGCGGCGGCACGCCTGTATGCCAAGGCAAATAATGCCGCCATTTATTACGGCCTCGGGGTAACCGAGCATTCCCAGGGGTCGAGCATGGTGATGGGGATTGCCAATCTGGCGCTTTTGACCGGCAATATCGGCCGGGACGGCGTTGGCGTCAATCCGCTGCGCGGGCAAAATAATGTTCAGGGCTCTTGTGATATGGGGTCTTTCCCCCATGAATTACCCGGCTACCAGCATGTGGCCAGGGAAGAGCTTAGGACGAAATTCGAGCAAAACTGGGGAGTGGCAATAGATCCCGAGCCCGGTTTGCGTATCCCCAATATGTTTGATGCCACCATCGACGGCAGCTTTAAAGGGCTTTATTGCCAGGGTGAAGATATCGCCCAGTCTGATCCCAATACCCAGCACGTACAGTTGGCATTATCGTCGCTGGAATGCTTAATTGTTCAGGATATTTTCCTTAACGAAACCGCAAAATTTGCCCATGTGTTTTTGCCCGGGGCTTCTTTTCTGGAAAAAGACGGTACTTTCACCAATGCCGAGCGCCGTATCAACCGGGTGCGTAAGGTGATGCCGCCGTTATCCGGCATGGCTGACTGGCAGGTGACCATGGCCCTGTCCGAGGCGCTTGGTTATCCGATGAATTATCAGCACCCGTCTGAAATCATGGATGAAATTGCCAAGTTGACCCCGACTTTTGCCGGTGTCAGTTATGAAAAACTGGAGCAGCTGGGCAGTATCCAGTGGCCCTGCAACGAACAGGCACCCGACGGCACGCCTATTATGCACAGGCAAAGCTTCCCTATCGGCAAGGCAACCTTTGCCGTCACCGAATATGTCGCGACCGAGGAAAAAGCCAACCGTAAATTCCCGTTATTGCTGACCACGGGCCGTATTTTGTCCCAGTATAATGTCGGCGCCCAGACCCGGCGTACAGACAACCAGATGTGGCACGACAGCGATGTGCTGGAAATACATCCCGATGACGCCCAGGACCGGGGCATCACCGAAGGTGACTGGCTCGGCATTAAAAGCCGCGCCGGTGATACCGTACTTAAGGCGAAAATCAGCGACCGGATGCAGCCGGGGGTTGTATATACTACTTTCCATCATCCGGAAAGCGGCGCCAATGTAGTGACCACGGATAATTCCGACTGGGCCACCAACTGTCCCGAGTATAAGGTTACCGCGGTACAGGTGGAAAAAGTGACTTCACCGTCGAAATGGCAAGAGCGTAACAGGCAGTTTTCCAAAAAACAGCAGGCGTATTTGTCTGCGGCGAAAACGAATTAA
- the fdhD gene encoding formate dehydrogenase accessory sulfurtransferase FdhD, whose amino-acid sequence MNKASQDRDKRLPLQQVSRVIRARQAADKTQTDTVITEEAVALVYNGISHAVMMTTPQDLEDFALGFSLSEGIIGQAADLLDCEIYHRENGIEVCLTISSRFFTRLKQQRRTLAGTSGCGLCGVESLTQAFKQPAALVKTPLVDFLSVEKAVAGFNSEQLLNQQSGGVHGAAFYHNNGELALLREDVGRHNALDKLIGALAQTDLLPGQGFVLASSRASYEMVYKTITCGINHLVTFSAPTSKAIELARAGNLNLIGFARQGRQVVYHSAVS is encoded by the coding sequence ATGAATAAAGCAAGTCAAGACCGGGATAAGCGTTTGCCGCTGCAACAAGTCAGTCGGGTGATCCGAGCCCGGCAGGCGGCAGATAAAACACAAACCGATACTGTGATCACCGAAGAAGCGGTGGCCCTGGTATATAACGGCATTTCCCATGCGGTGATGATGACAACGCCGCAGGATTTAGAGGATTTTGCCCTGGGGTTTAGCCTCTCCGAGGGGATTATCGGCCAGGCGGCAGATCTGCTCGATTGTGAAATTTATCACAGGGAAAACGGCATAGAAGTTTGTTTAACCATAAGCTCGCGCTTTTTTACCCGGTTGAAGCAGCAACGCAGAACCCTGGCGGGCACCAGCGGCTGTGGTTTGTGCGGGGTAGAATCGCTGACGCAAGCCTTTAAGCAGCCTGCCGCGCTGGTCAAAACTCCCCTGGTGGATTTTTTGTCGGTAGAGAAAGCGGTGGCCGGTTTTAACAGTGAGCAGCTGTTAAATCAGCAATCGGGGGGCGTACACGGTGCCGCTTTTTATCATAACAATGGCGAGCTGGCACTGCTGCGTGAAGATGTTGGCCGCCATAATGCTCTGGATAAATTAATCGGCGCCTTGGCACAAACCGATTTGCTGCCCGGGCAGGGTTTTGTGTTGGCGTCGAGTAGGGCCAGTTACGAAATGGTTTATAAAACTATTACTTGCGGTATTAACCACCTGGTGACCTTTTCCGCCCCCACCAGTAAGGCAATAGAATTGGCCCGGGCGGGAAATTTAAACCTGATAGGCTTTGCCCGCCAGGGGCGGCAGGTGGTTTATCACAGCGCCGTCAGTTAA
- a CDS encoding formate dehydrogenase subunit delta, translating into MPSAKVNNLIKMVNQIAANICFQSSEQEVVVKIANHLQLFWAKSMKQDIIEYYQQDGEGLSDLAGQAVARLAGQ; encoded by the coding sequence ATGCCCTCGGCAAAAGTAAATAACCTGATCAAAATGGTCAATCAAATTGCGGCCAATATCTGTTTTCAGTCTAGTGAGCAGGAAGTGGTGGTGAAGATAGCCAACCACTTGCAGTTGTTTTGGGCCAAGTCGATGAAGCAGGACATTATCGAATATTATCAGCAGGACGGTGAAGGCTTGTCGGATCTGGCCGGTCAGGCGGTGGCCCGTTTGGCCGGGCAATAA
- the ccoG gene encoding cytochrome c oxidase accessory protein CcoG encodes MHIPVKNIKIHPAKHSGGENYKPRDQIYVRKVTGFFQQLRQKMNFFFLAAFALLPWLQYNGHQAILFDIMEQRFTLWGLTLWPQDLTLLAWLFILSAFLLFFVTTFMGRVWCGYLCPQTVWTFIFIWFEEKIEGSANQRKKLDSQKMDFNKFWRKSLKHFCWLAFSVLTALTFVGYFVPMQQVFVDFFTFNASFAATASVWFFAFCTYGNAGWMREIMCLHMCPYARFQSAMFDKDTVTVSYDTKRGENRGARSRKQDPKKLGLGDCIDCNLCVQVCPTGIDIRNGLQYECINCGACVDACDGVMEKMNYAKGLIRYTTEHELEGKKVHLVRSKLIGYAVVLVIMSSLLVMEIVNRVPVSLDIIRDRNALARENIKGEVENVYTLKILNKSQTDNVYRLSVKGIANARWIGDSEVTVKAADVYTLPISIAVDPYDLSEFITDISFVVEQISTDSDVKLEQQSRFFNKR; translated from the coding sequence ATGCATATTCCGGTAAAGAATATCAAGATACATCCGGCTAAACACAGCGGCGGTGAAAATTACAAACCCAGGGATCAGATCTATGTTCGTAAAGTCACCGGCTTTTTCCAGCAATTGCGGCAGAAAATGAATTTTTTCTTTTTGGCGGCATTTGCCTTATTGCCCTGGCTGCAATATAACGGCCATCAGGCGATTCTATTCGATATCATGGAGCAGCGTTTTACCCTGTGGGGGCTGACGCTTTGGCCGCAGGATCTGACCTTACTCGCCTGGTTATTCATCTTAAGCGCTTTTTTGTTGTTTTTTGTGACTACCTTTATGGGCCGGGTCTGGTGTGGTTACCTCTGTCCGCAAACCGTATGGACTTTTATCTTTATCTGGTTTGAAGAAAAAATCGAGGGCAGCGCCAACCAGCGTAAAAAGCTCGACAGCCAGAAAATGGACTTTAACAAGTTCTGGCGCAAGTCGCTGAAACACTTTTGCTGGCTGGCATTTTCGGTATTAACCGCGTTGACTTTTGTCGGTTATTTTGTGCCGATGCAGCAAGTATTTGTCGACTTTTTTACCTTTAATGCCTCATTTGCAGCAACGGCCAGTGTCTGGTTTTTTGCTTTTTGTACTTATGGCAATGCCGGCTGGATGCGGGAAATCATGTGTCTGCATATGTGCCCTTATGCACGTTTTCAGTCGGCGATGTTTGACAAGGACACGGTGACCGTTTCCTATGATACTAAGCGCGGAGAAAACCGCGGCGCCCGTTCCCGTAAACAAGATCCGAAAAAGCTGGGTTTGGGGGATTGTATCGACTGTAACCTGTGTGTCCAGGTGTGTCCTACCGGCATAGATATCCGTAACGGGCTGCAATACGAGTGCATTAACTGTGGCGCCTGTGTTGATGCCTGCGATGGTGTGATGGAGAAAATGAATTATGCCAAGGGGCTTATTCGTTACACCACAGAGCATGAACTGGAAGGCAAAAAAGTACACCTGGTACGCTCAAAACTGATCGGTTATGCCGTGGTGCTGGTGATCATGAGTAGCCTGCTGGTGATGGAGATCGTCAACCGGGTGCCGGTGTCGTTAGATATTATCCGCGACCGTAATGCCCTGGCGCGCGAGAATATCAAAGGGGAAGTGGAAAATGTCTATACCCTGAAGATCCTCAACAAATCGCAAACCGATAATGTTTATCGTTTGTCGGTTAAAGGGATCGCTAATGCCAGGTGGATCGGCGACAGCGAAGTGACGGTTAAAGCAGCGGATGTTTATACTTTGCCGATCAGTATAGCCGTCGATCCCTATGATTTATCTGAGTTCATTACCGACATTTCCTTTGTGGTAGAGCAGATTTCAACAGACAGTGATGTTAAGCTAGAGCAACAAAGTCGCTTTTTTAATAAACGTTAA
- a CDS encoding serine/threonine protein kinase, with the protein MSVFDFTTLSPDLILDGLESVGFYPDSGLLPLNSYENRVYQFHDEQKTKYVTKFYRPQRWSETQIREEHAFGFELAGDELPVVAPLKRDGESLFNFKGYHFAVYPCRGGRIFEVDNLDQLEWMGRFVGRIHARGAQQPFETRPTFNSEEFLQQAKQVIFNSGFVPETLTNAFFTILDQVVELADEQYQPNSEIRLHGDCHAGNILWTDDGPHFVDLDDCRTGPAIQDLWMMLSGDRQQQLLQLDTMLTGYEEFFTFETDQLVLIESLRTMRIVNYMAWLCKRWQDPAFPRNFPWFNTEKYWEQQILMLKEQFSMLQQPPLSLVPGM; encoded by the coding sequence ATGTCTGTATTTGATTTTACTACCTTGTCTCCGGACCTGATCCTTGACGGTCTGGAGAGTGTCGGCTTTTATCCCGACAGCGGTTTGCTGCCGCTTAACAGTTATGAAAACCGCGTTTATCAGTTTCATGATGAACAAAAAACAAAATATGTGACCAAGTTTTACCGGCCGCAGCGCTGGAGTGAAACCCAGATCCGCGAAGAGCATGCTTTTGGTTTTGAGCTGGCCGGGGACGAGTTGCCGGTAGTGGCACCGTTAAAGCGCGATGGCGAGAGTTTGTTTAACTTTAAGGGTTATCATTTTGCCGTTTACCCTTGCCGGGGCGGTCGCATCTTTGAAGTGGACAACCTGGACCAGCTGGAATGGATGGGGCGTTTTGTCGGCCGCATCCATGCCCGTGGCGCGCAACAACCGTTCGAGACCCGGCCAACCTTTAATAGCGAAGAATTTTTGCAGCAGGCAAAACAGGTTATTTTCAATTCCGGTTTTGTGCCCGAGACTTTAACGAATGCTTTTTTTACCATCTTAGATCAGGTCGTTGAGCTGGCGGACGAACAATATCAACCGAACAGTGAAATACGCCTGCACGGCGATTGCCATGCCGGCAATATTTTGTGGACCGATGACGGCCCGCATTTTGTCGACCTGGATGATTGCCGCACCGGCCCGGCGATCCAGGATTTGTGGATGATGTTATCCGGGGACAGGCAACAACAATTGTTACAATTAGATACTATGTTGACGGGCTATGAGGAGTTTTTTACATTTGAAACTGACCAGCTTGTCTTGATAGAATCATTACGCACCATGCGCATAGTTAATTATATGGCCTGGTTGTGTAAGCGTTGGCAAGATCCTGCCTTCCCGCGTAATTTCCCCTGGTTCAATACCGAGAAATACTGGGAACAGCAGATTTTAATGCTAAAAGAGCAGTTTTCTATGTTGCAGCAACCGCCACTGAGTTTAGTGCCGGGGATGTAG
- a CDS encoding thiol:disulfide interchange protein DsbA/DsbL, translating to MKKVISIIMLMFIPFMASCAEFEEGKQYTKVSEKASTKPEVREYFSFYCPHCLKFEPFFAKVKKQLPEGVPFERNHVDFLRAASPKIQAMLSKAVVTAQQMGMEEKVVAAIFNYIQTQRAVITSEKDLRNIFVLQGADGEKFDKIFKSFSVNSKAKQMKKNQDYFANKGALTGVPTIIINGKYRINNQELDRDNFEEDYHKLTKYLLALK from the coding sequence ATGAAAAAAGTAATCAGTATAATAATGTTAATGTTTATCCCTTTTATGGCGTCATGTGCCGAATTTGAAGAGGGTAAGCAATATACCAAGGTCAGTGAAAAAGCCTCGACGAAACCGGAAGTCAGAGAGTACTTTTCCTTCTACTGCCCTCACTGTCTTAAGTTCGAACCGTTTTTCGCCAAGGTGAAAAAGCAGTTACCTGAAGGGGTGCCTTTCGAACGTAACCATGTCGACTTCCTGCGCGCGGCTTCTCCTAAAATTCAGGCGATGCTAAGCAAGGCGGTTGTAACCGCTCAGCAGATGGGCATGGAAGAAAAAGTTGTTGCTGCGATTTTCAACTATATCCAGACACAGCGCGCGGTGATCACCTCAGAAAAAGACCTGCGTAATATCTTTGTATTGCAAGGTGCTGACGGCGAGAAATTCGATAAGATCTTCAAAAGCTTCAGCGTAAACAGCAAAGCGAAGCAAATGAAGAAAAATCAGGATTACTTCGCCAATAAAGGCGCTTTGACCGGCGTACCTACCATTATTATCAATGGTAAATACCGCATCAATAACCAGGAGCTTGACCGCGATAACTTCGAAGAAGATTATCACAAGCTGACAAAATACCTGCTGGCGCTGAAATAG